The Kordia sp. SMS9 DNA window ATTTCTAAGTGTACTTTGGGATACTTGGAAAGAAACGGGAATGGCTGTAAACGCTGCAAAAATGTATCATACGGAAAGTGAAGCATTACAAGGACTTTCCAATGAAACAGGCTTAGAGATACTAACCAACATTCTAAATCAAAAAAGAGCAAAGGAAATCATTGTGTCTATGAGCGATTTTAATATGCTTATTGCAAAATTAAAAGAAGATACATTACACAAATACACCGCTCAAAATGAAATTGATGTTGAAGAAGAAAGTATAAAAGTTGAAAAACCCCAAACAAATACGCCGTATGTAGCACCAACCACAGAAACAGAAATAGCTATTAGCAATTTACTAGAATCATTCTTTGGGTTTGATAAAATAGGAATTCATGATGATTTCTTTGATTTAGGAGGCGATTCACTCAAAGCAATGGTATTAATAAAAAAAATAAAAGAAGAGTTTGACTATGAAATTATGCTCAATATCTTTTTTGAAAATCCTACCATTCACAAAATAGCTAAAGAAATAAGCCTAGCAAAAGACATCAACGCGTTGCGTGGAGATGCAAATGATAAAAACACAATAGTGATTTAAAAATAGCATGAAAGAATTAATAGAAAAACTCAAAGCGTTACACATAACATTAGCTGTTCAAGACAACAATCTTGTCATCGGAAATGTTGAAGGCGATTTTCCTCCAGATTTGTTATTAGAATTAAAAAATAACAAACAAGCATTGATTGACTATTTGAATAGATCTGTAACAAAAGAAACAACTCAAACAGGAATTCAAAAAATTGCGGAAGCTGAAAACTATCCCATATCGCCAGCGCAGTATCGCTTGTGGATTTTAAGTCAGTTTGAAGAAGTATCTATCGCATACAACATGCCAGCCGACATACCTTTAGACGGAGATTATGATTTGGAATGCTTCAAAAAAGCACTAAACGCAGTCATAGAACGTCATGAAATATTACGTACCGTTTTTAAACAAGACGATTCAGGAACAGTACAACAAAAGGTACTTAGCACAGCAGCTTTAGACTTTACAATTACACACAAAGATTTTAGTACAGCAGTCAACAAGCAACAACTGGCTAATGATTACATCAGTTCAGATACATACAAAGCATTCAATTTAGAAAAAGGGCCTTTGTTACGCGCAAGTTTGATAAAAATGTCTGAAACGCACACTATTTTCTATTACAACATACATCACATTATCTCCGATGGTTGGTCTATGAATGTATTGGCTAAAGATGTATTTGCATACTACAAAGCTTTCAAAAATGGGGAACAGCCTGTATTGACACCATTACACATACAATATAAAGATTATGCAGCTTGGGAAATAGAGAGAGTACAGACAAAGCAGTACCAACAAGACAAAACTTTTTGGCATCAAGAATTTGCAAAAAAAACAGGAAACATAAACCTGCCAACACGTAAAAAACGACCGCTGCTAAAAACCAATAACGGACACGCCATTTCTACCTTTGTTACGCTAGAAGAAGTAAAACAACTTACTGCTTTTCAGCAAAAAAAGGGAGGAAGCCTATTCATGTATTTGATGGCTGCCTTTAAAACACTATGTTATAAATACACAGGAGAAACAGATATAACTATCGGAACACCTGTATTGGGACGTGAAGAAGACAGTTTAATGGATCAAATTGGGTGTTATGTAAATACACTTGCGTTAAGAAGTTCGTTAAAAAAAGAAAGCTCTTTTGCGACTTTTTACCAACAACTAAAAGAAAAACTAGTTCTTGCTTATGAGCATCAATCCTATCCTTTTGATGCGCTAATTAAAGATTTAAAACTCACCAAAGATATTAGTAGAAACCCTTTATTTGACATCATCATTGTGTTCAATGAAGACAAAAATGATTTAAAAGGCATCACTCCATATCCAAACCATATAGGAGATACTGTATATAATAATGGAAAACGACCTGTCAAATTTGATATTGATATTACGCTAAACAATACAATTGCAGGTTTAGAAATTGAACTCGTATTCAACACAGATGTATATGAATATTCAGCAATGGAAGCCTTTCTAAAACATTACAAAAAATTGCTTTTAGAGCTTGTTCATAATGCTGACACCGCCGTAGAAAAATTAGAAATTGTCACTGCTGTTGAAAAAACAAAAATAGTAGCTTCTCCTACGGAAACATCAGGATTTGCAAACGATACAAACATTGTAAAGATGTTTGAAACTGCGGCAAAAAACAATCCAAACAATATTGCGGTAAGTTATGGAACACATTCGCTTACATATCAAGAACTAGACAATGCATCAAATCAATTTGCAAACTACTTACAACAAGAACACGCTATAAAAAATGGCGATTTAGTTGCTGTAAGTCTAGATCGTACAGAATGGTTGCTTGTTACAATTCTAGGAATTCTAAAAACAGGAAGTGCGTATGTTCCTGTTGATCCTGAATATCCTCAAAGCAGAATTGCCTACATAGAAGAAGATTCAGCATGTAAAATAACAATTAACGAAGAAACGCTACAAGATTTTCAAAACAACCAAAATACCTATACAACAGCTGCAATAAATACGAAAATTGTACCAAGTCAGGTTGCGTATGTAATTTATACATCTGGTTCAACAGGAAAGCCAAAAGGTGTTGCTGTTGCACATAAAAATGTATTAAGTCTGCTATTTCCAGACAAAAACCTTTTTGACTTTAACAATCAAGATGTTTGGATGCTATTTCATTCCTACAGTTTCGATTTTTCAGTTTGGGAAATATTTGGAGCCTTACTATACGGAGGAAAACTGGTTGTACTAAAAGCAAGTGAAGCCAAAGATCCATTCAGGTGTTGGGAAATTATCACGAATCAAAAAGTAAGCATACTCAACCAAACACCATCTTCATTCTATTCGCTTTCAGAAGTTTTCAATGTAACAAGCAAAAGTCACCAATTACGCTATGTAATTTTTGGAGGAGAAGCGTTGCATCCTGAAAAACTTAAAAAATGGTATCAAAAAAATAAAAAAACGCAGCTTATAAACATGTACGGAATTACAGAAACGACAGTGCATGTAACCTACAAAAAAATAGAAGCAAACGATATAGAAAGCGAAGAAAGTAGACTTGGTTGGTTTCTGCCTACACTACACGGATATGTGTTGGATGAAAACAAAAACCTATTGCCAAACGGAATTCCGGGAGAATTATATGTAGCTGGTCATGGAGTTTCACTCGGATATCTCAATAATGAAACGCTTACGCGAGAACGATTCATAGAAAATCCTCATAAAAAAGGAGAAACCATATACAAAACAGGAGATCGTGTAAAATTTTCACTCGATAATGATGAAATTATATACTTAGGAAGAGTTGATGAACAAGTAAAAATAAGAGGTTTTCGTATAGAACTTGGCGAAATAGAAAGCGTACTTTCCAGACATGATGCTATAAAAAATGTAGTCGTCATCGCCAAAGAAATCAATAACGAAAAGCAATTAGTTACCTATGTAGTATGTCATAAGAACATAACAACATCAGAACTTCGAAAATTTATTGCGAAATTTTTGCCAAGTCACATGATTCCTTCACACTACTATAGTTTGGATGAAATCCCCGTAACTTCTAATGGAAAACTGGACAAAAATGCATTGGATGAAAATCAATTAAAAGCATTAGAAACTGGCATAGAAAAAATTGCCCCAAGAAATGCACAAGAAACTAAACTTGTTCAAATTTGGGAAGAAATTTTAGATAAAAATAATATTGGAATAGCAGACAATTTCTTCCTTCAAGGCGGCGATTCTATCAAACTAATTCGCTTGTTAAGTACGATCAACAAAGAATTTAAAAGCAACTTAAAAGCATCAGATTTATATGCAAATAGTACCATTGAGTTATTAGTTGAATGCTTGCAAAAACATGAAAATGAGCAGGAAGAATCAGATAACTTAGAAGCTGTTCAGCAGGAAATCAAAACGATCAAAGAAACTATTCTGTCAAAAAATGCAGTATCAGAATCCGTGGAAGACATCTATCCAATGAGCGATATTCAAAAAGGGATGATCTATGCTTCAATAGTAAACAAAGACTTAGGTGTATATCACGATCAGTTTTTATATCCTTTTACCACGGAAAACTTTGATAAAAATATATTTGAAAAAGCACTAAGGCTCATTACCAACAAACACAGTATTTTTAGAACTACGTTCAATTTAGAAAGTCATGAAGAAGATGTGCAAATTGTACTCAAAAAGCATCCGTTATCAATTCAATATGTACAACTCAAAGAAAACACTACAGAAGAAAATCAGGCATACATAACCTCGTATTTAGAACAGCAACGCGCCATCCATTTTGAGTTACAAGCTCCTTTGTGGCGAATGACAATGTTTCAAATAAATGCAGTAGATAACATTCTGTTTTTTGAATTTCATCACGCTATTTTAGATGGTTGGAGTGTTGCTTCGTTCATTCAAGAATTAACCATGACCTATGATAAACTGCTTCAAAACGAACACTATGTTCCTAAAAAATTAGCAGTGACCTACAAAGCAATGGTTATGGATGAATGGTGCCAAAAACGTTCAAAAAACAATCAAATATTCTGGCAATCGGAATTAAACGGCTACGAAAAACTAGACCTCTTTAAAAAGCAAGATACCTACAAAACGGACAGTCGTTATCTCGATGCAAATTTCACAAAACAAATACAACAATTTGCAGTAACACAACAAGTTCCACTAAAAGCCGTGATGCTTGGCGCATTTACATACTTACTCAGATTTTTAATCTATGAAAATGATGTTACCATTGGTTTAGTTGGAAACAACAGACCTATTGTGGAAGATGGCGATAAAATTTTAGGATGTTTCCTAAACACCTTACCGTTTAGGTATGTGTTTGATAATGAGCATGAAACGGTAACGGACTTCATCAAAGAAATTCAAGCTAAAAGTATAGCGCGAAGAAATGCAGAAAAAGTGACACTTGTCGATTTGGCAAAACGAATGGGAGAATCTTCAAAAAATGAAAACCCTTTCTTTGATGTCACATTTAATTATACGGATTTTCATATCATTCATGAAGCCGTAGTACAGAATGATTCTCAAACAATTGCAAACTATTCAAAAGCCTTAGAAAGTTATGAACGCACCAATACATTCTTAGATCTTACCATAGATGCAAAATCTTCCAATAGCATGAGTCTATTATTGTGTGTAAGTCGCGAATTAAAAGC harbors:
- a CDS encoding non-ribosomal peptide synthetase — translated: MKELIEKLKALHITLAVQDNNLVIGNVEGDFPPDLLLELKNNKQALIDYLNRSVTKETTQTGIQKIAEAENYPISPAQYRLWILSQFEEVSIAYNMPADIPLDGDYDLECFKKALNAVIERHEILRTVFKQDDSGTVQQKVLSTAALDFTITHKDFSTAVNKQQLANDYISSDTYKAFNLEKGPLLRASLIKMSETHTIFYYNIHHIISDGWSMNVLAKDVFAYYKAFKNGEQPVLTPLHIQYKDYAAWEIERVQTKQYQQDKTFWHQEFAKKTGNINLPTRKKRPLLKTNNGHAISTFVTLEEVKQLTAFQQKKGGSLFMYLMAAFKTLCYKYTGETDITIGTPVLGREEDSLMDQIGCYVNTLALRSSLKKESSFATFYQQLKEKLVLAYEHQSYPFDALIKDLKLTKDISRNPLFDIIIVFNEDKNDLKGITPYPNHIGDTVYNNGKRPVKFDIDITLNNTIAGLEIELVFNTDVYEYSAMEAFLKHYKKLLLELVHNADTAVEKLEIVTAVEKTKIVASPTETSGFANDTNIVKMFETAAKNNPNNIAVSYGTHSLTYQELDNASNQFANYLQQEHAIKNGDLVAVSLDRTEWLLVTILGILKTGSAYVPVDPEYPQSRIAYIEEDSACKITINEETLQDFQNNQNTYTTAAINTKIVPSQVAYVIYTSGSTGKPKGVAVAHKNVLSLLFPDKNLFDFNNQDVWMLFHSYSFDFSVWEIFGALLYGGKLVVLKASEAKDPFRCWEIITNQKVSILNQTPSSFYSLSEVFNVTSKSHQLRYVIFGGEALHPEKLKKWYQKNKKTQLINMYGITETTVHVTYKKIEANDIESEESRLGWFLPTLHGYVLDENKNLLPNGIPGELYVAGHGVSLGYLNNETLTRERFIENPHKKGETIYKTGDRVKFSLDNDEIIYLGRVDEQVKIRGFRIELGEIESVLSRHDAIKNVVVIAKEINNEKQLVTYVVCHKNITTSELRKFIAKFLPSHMIPSHYYSLDEIPVTSNGKLDKNALDENQLKALETGIEKIAPRNAQETKLVQIWEEILDKNNIGIADNFFLQGGDSIKLIRLLSTINKEFKSNLKASDLYANSTIELLVECLQKHENEQEESDNLEAVQQEIKTIKETILSKNAVSESVEDIYPMSDIQKGMIYASIVNKDLGVYHDQFLYPFTTENFDKNIFEKALRLITNKHSIFRTTFNLESHEEDVQIVLKKHPLSIQYVQLKENTTEENQAYITSYLEQQRAIHFELQAPLWRMTMFQINAVDNILFFEFHHAILDGWSVASFIQELTMTYDKLLQNEHYVPKKLAVTYKAMVMDEWCQKRSKNNQIFWQSELNGYEKLDLFKKQDTYKTDSRYLDANFTKQIQQFAVTQQVPLKAVMLGAFTYLLRFLIYENDVTIGLVGNNRPIVEDGDKILGCFLNTLPFRYVFDNEHETVTDFIKEIQAKSIARRNAEKVTLVDLAKRMGESSKNENPFFDVTFNYTDFHIIHEAVVQNDSQTIANYSKALESYERTNTFLDLTIDAKSSNSMSLLLCVSRELKADLQVTQLMDYYETILRFMVTHPTSKLTAIELLNTKAQNQLLHDFNNTKKQYNVQGTVVNIFDKQVRKTPNATAVVFENQSFTYQELDKLSNQFAKYLQQEYTVNAKDLIAIQLENSAWIPVCILGILKSAAAYLPIDPNYPKERIEYIKHDSNCVLNITASVLEKFIKRKENISDSYKQTAISESQLAYVIYTSGSTGKPKGVMIEHKSLKNYVCWAAETYINNESEQQDFGLFTSIAFDLSITSIFLPLTTGNRLVIFSSEKDTSEVLQNFLAADIPNMKITPAFIDLFIEIYVEASIKKTAIVGGDILQESHIAALQKLNPQINIFNEYGPTETTVGSSCYQITPNSSKILVGKPIANTTIYILNKNRQLVPKGVIGELYIGGKGVSRGYYKRETLTKERFIQNPFVAGETLFKTGDLGQWTADGNINLIGRIDNQVKVKGYRIELGEIEQCLLAKEGIKEAVVLTKTSNDTTSLIAFYVAEEKQDLAELRTFLQAQLPVYMIPNLFFALEKLPLTTNGKIAKEQLLQLEDGVMTSEIEYVAPSNEIEQELANIWGSVLHVEVAKISVHDNFFHLGGDSLKATKVILLINAQYNININLKDLFHDPSIKNIAEIIETLQLLKTAQNESSYQDDELIF